One Lytechinus variegatus isolate NC3 chromosome 11, Lvar_3.0, whole genome shotgun sequence DNA segment encodes these proteins:
- the LOC121423499 gene encoding uncharacterized protein LOC121423499, with product MEIMSSTCMRDVKRSNELKSLRDARLHDVIRDVIKMEGIQYNQENYDAIRAHKVPKRQVAELKPVSNQAPARITMAPTANPSSLIAPCPLPPIPFDPPSSTAGPPATSARPQYVITPVITSPVFSDFSQPVAARIKSEGIH from the exons ATGGAAATTATGAG CAGTACCTGCATGCGTGacgtcaaaaggtcaaatgagtTGAAGAGCCTCAGGGACGCCAGACTCCACGATGTCATCCGGGATGTCATCAAGATGGAGGGGATTCAGTACAACCAAGAAAACTACGACGCCATCCG AGCCCACAAAGTACCCAAACGACAAGTCGCGGAGTTGAAGCCTGTAAGCAATCAAGCACCTGCACGTATAACCATGGCACCTACGGCCAATCCATCATCCCTCATCGCCCCGTGTCCACTGCCACCAATCCCATTCGACCCACCTTCGTCAACGGCCGGCCCACCAGCAACAAGTGCACGGCCCCAATACGTCATCACACCCGTAATCACCTCACCCGTCTTTAGCGACTTCAGTCAACCCGTGGCAGCAAGAATTAAGTCAGAAGGCATCCACTAG